A single genomic interval of Helianthus annuus cultivar XRQ/B chromosome 13, HanXRQr2.0-SUNRISE, whole genome shotgun sequence harbors:
- the LOC110897782 gene encoding zeatin O-glucosyltransferase encodes MVAHKNKVVVVMVPLPLQGHINQLLHLSRLISTHNVPVHFIGTAIHASRAKLRLQGWNPNTISTIFFHDLPIPPFSSPPPNPNSTNKFPSHLQPLCEAATHLRSPITSLLRKLSPTTHRLVIIHDSLMGSVVQDFVSLPNAESYTFHSVSAFSIALYTSEEVREQIRNLVEPNELTEDELGFEGCFTSEFKKFIAAQHGYAKLSSGRIYNTCRVVEQPILDMLETEARKRNKLLWALGPFNPVNFQSGSKFSGKDSGPVERCLNWLDKQPSNSVIFISFGTTTSFSEKQISEIATGLEKSEQKFVWVVRDADRGDSSKDNTIPVELPEGFENGVKDRGLVVREWAPQLDILAHPSIGGFVSHCGWNSCIESMSMGVPIAAWPMHSDQPNNAVLVTKILKVGIVVKDWCQREEVVAAEVVEKAVKRLIGSKEGEEIRKRAVEIGHRIRKSVRDGGVTQMELESFIAHISR; translated from the exons ATGGTTGCTCACAAAAACAAGGTGGTGGTAGTGATGGTTCCTCTTCCATTACAAGGCCACATAAACCAACTCCTCCACCTCTCCCGCCTCATCTCCACCCACAACGTCCCCGTCCACTTCATCGGCACCGCCATTCATGCGAGTCGAGCCAAACTCCGGCTACAAGGGTGGAACCCTAACACAATATCCACTATATTCTTCCATGACCTCCCTATCCCACCCTTCTCATCCCCCCCTCCCAACCCCAACTCCACCAACAAGTTTCCATCTCATCTTCAACCGTTATGTGAAGCTGCCACCCATCTCCGCAGCCCTATCACCTCCCTCCTCCGTAAACTCTCCCCCACCACCCACCGTCTTGTTATTATCCATGATTCCCTCATGGGCTCCGTTGTTCAAGACTTTGTTTCTCTCCCAAATGCTGAATCTTACACTTTTCATAGTGTTTCGGCTTTCTCCATCGCGTTATACACTTCTGAGGAGGTTAGAGAACAAATCCGAAATCTTGTTGAACCTAATGAGCTTACGGAAGATGAGCTTGGGTTTGAAGGTTGCTTCACTTCCGAGTTCAAGAAGTTCATTGCGGCTCAACACGGGTATGCAAAACTCAGCTCGGGCCGGATATATAATACGTGCAGAGTCGTCGAACAACCGATCTTGGACATGCTTGAAACGGAAGCAAGAAAGAGAAACAAATTGCTTTGGGCTCTTGGTCCTTTTAATCCTGTCAACTTTCAAAG TGGCTCAAAATTCTCGGGAAAAGATAGTGGTCCAGTGGAGCGATGCCTTAACTGGCTTGACAAACAACCCTCAAACAGTGTCATCTTCATCTCTTTCGGGACAACCACGTCGTTCTCCGAAAAACAAATCAGTGAGATCGCGACCGGGTTGGAAAAGAGCGAACAAAAGTTTGTGTGGGTCGTGAGAGACGCGGATAGAGGAGATAGTTCAAAAGACAATACTATTCCTGTCGAACTCCCAGAAGGGTTCGAAAACGGTGTTAAAGATCGTGGGTTGGTAGTTCGAGAGTGGGCCCCGCAGTTAGACATACTGGCCCACCCGTCCATTGGAGGGTTTGTGAGTCATTGTGGATGGAACTCGTGCATTGAAAGCATGTCAATGGGTGTTCCAATAGCTGCATGGCCCATGCACTCTGACCAACCGAACAACGCGGTATTGGTAACCAAAATTCTTAAAGTAGGGATCGTTGTGAAAGATTGGTGCCAGAGAGAAGAGGTGGTGGCAGCCGAAGTGGTGGAGAAGGCAGTGAAACGATTGATAGGATCAAAGGAAGGGGAGGAGATACGGAAGAGAGCGGTGGAGATCGGCCACCGGATAAGAAAGTCGGTGAGAGATGGTGGTGTTACTCAAATGGAACTGGAATCCTTCATTGCTCACATAAGTCGATAG